The following are from one region of the Maribacter aquivivus genome:
- a CDS encoding iron-containing alcohol dehydrogenase: MNNFEFKNPTKIIFGKDTIDKLNQEIPEDAKVLMLYGGGSIKKNGIYDQVMTALSGIEVVEFGGIPANPEYAILLEALQLIKDEKITYLLAVGGGSVIDGTKFLSAAAVYDGATPWDILTKNIRTKKGMPFGTVLTLPATGSEMNSGAVITRAETKEKLAMGGPGLFPEFSILDPQVISSIPQRQLANGITDAFTHVLEQYMTYPIDALLQDRFAESILQTLIEVAPKVLKDPTDYKPAADFMWSCTMALNGLIQKGVPGDWAVHMMGHELTALFGIDHARTLAVIAPSHYKYNFEAKKEKLAQYGERVWNITQGSIDDKAYAAIEKTEAFFHELGIDTKLSDYTKDYEGTAEEIAKRFTDRGWKLGERQALMPEDAQKIVKMAY, encoded by the coding sequence ATGAACAATTTTGAATTTAAGAATCCTACTAAAATTATTTTTGGTAAGGATACGATAGATAAATTAAATCAAGAAATACCTGAAGATGCTAAAGTACTTATGCTATACGGTGGCGGTAGTATTAAGAAAAACGGAATCTACGATCAAGTTATGACTGCATTGTCAGGCATAGAGGTCGTTGAATTTGGTGGTATACCAGCCAACCCTGAGTACGCAATCTTGTTGGAAGCTTTACAGCTTATTAAAGATGAAAAAATTACCTATTTATTAGCTGTTGGTGGTGGTTCTGTTATAGACGGAACAAAATTCTTGTCAGCCGCAGCAGTATATGACGGAGCTACCCCTTGGGATATTTTAACGAAAAACATTAGAACAAAAAAAGGAATGCCTTTTGGTACCGTTTTAACTTTACCTGCAACAGGTTCAGAAATGAATTCAGGAGCAGTAATCACAAGAGCGGAAACAAAAGAGAAACTAGCAATGGGCGGACCAGGCTTGTTTCCAGAGTTCTCTATTCTAGACCCTCAAGTTATTAGTTCAATTCCTCAGCGTCAATTAGCAAACGGAATTACGGATGCTTTTACACATGTATTAGAACAATACATGACATACCCAATAGATGCATTGTTACAAGACAGATTTGCAGAAAGTATTTTGCAAACGCTAATTGAAGTGGCACCAAAAGTATTAAAAGATCCAACGGACTATAAACCAGCTGCAGATTTTATGTGGAGTTGTACTATGGCATTAAACGGACTAATTCAAAAAGGAGTTCCGGGTGACTGGGCAGTACATATGATGGGTCATGAGCTAACAGCATTATTCGGTATAGATCATGCACGTACCTTAGCAGTGATTGCACCAAGTCATTATAAGTATAATTTCGAAGCTAAGAAAGAAAAACTAGCGCAATACGGTGAACGTGTTTGGAATATTACCCAAGGTAGCATCGACGATAAGGCTTACGCTGCAATAGAAAAAACCGAGGCATTCTTTCACGAATTAGGTATTGACACCAAGTTGTCTGATTATACCAAAGATTATGAAGGTACGGCTGAAGAAATCGCTAAACGTTTTACAGACCGCGGATGGAAATTAGGTGAGCGTCAAGCTTTAATGCCAGAAGATGCACAGAAGATTGTGAAAATGGCTTACTAA
- a CDS encoding TetR/AcrR family transcriptional regulator: MAALQKSIDKRNALINATIELVNNDGFHATPMSKIAKMACVSPATIYLYFENKQDLVNKTYIEVKASYTAYAFATYNDTMPVEEGFEVIWKRIAEFKLKECANAMFLAQCDNTPMIDEESRQEGIKHLQPLLDLWARGKKEGIIKPLSDYMLYAYAINPLSFLMITQNRGSVKMDKEELEEAYQAAWSSIKVCN; encoded by the coding sequence ATGGCAGCACTTCAAAAAAGTATAGACAAACGAAACGCATTGATAAATGCCACCATTGAGTTGGTAAACAATGACGGTTTTCATGCCACACCCATGAGCAAGATTGCAAAAATGGCATGTGTGTCCCCAGCGACTATATATCTCTATTTTGAAAATAAGCAAGATTTAGTGAACAAGACCTATATAGAGGTTAAAGCGAGCTACACGGCATATGCATTTGCGACATATAATGACACCATGCCGGTTGAAGAGGGTTTTGAGGTGATTTGGAAACGTATTGCTGAGTTTAAACTTAAAGAATGCGCAAATGCCATGTTTCTTGCACAATGCGATAATACACCAATGATAGATGAAGAAAGTAGACAAGAGGGTATTAAGCATCTACAACCGCTACTCGATTTATGGGCACGCGGCAAAAAAGAAGGAATTATAAAGCCCTTGTCAGATTACATGTTGTATGCATATGCAATTAATCCGCTTTCTTTTCTTATGATTACTCAGAATCGTGGTTCTGTAAAAATGGATAAAGAAGAATTAGAGGAAGCATACCAAGCAGCATGGAGTAGTATAAAAGTTTGTAACTAA
- a CDS encoding NAD(P)H-dependent oxidoreductase, whose protein sequence is MELLDKLNWRYAAKAMNGEKVAEDKVERILEAARLAPTSSGLQPFEIIVVKNQDIKEQIRPVAWNQSMITDCSHLLVFAAWDNYTEDRINYMFDLTNEIRGFKNEGWENYRKMLLDMYPQKDPEENFNHAAKQAYIAFSQSIAAAAFEEVDATPIEGFDPAAVDKILGLREKGLRSAVLLPLGYRNESEDWLVNLVKVRKPMEELVTVIE, encoded by the coding sequence ATGGAATTATTAGATAAATTAAATTGGAGATATGCCGCTAAGGCAATGAATGGAGAAAAGGTAGCCGAAGATAAAGTAGAACGTATTTTAGAGGCAGCCCGCCTTGCTCCTACTTCTAGTGGATTACAACCGTTTGAAATTATAGTGGTTAAAAATCAAGATATTAAAGAACAGATTAGACCTGTAGCTTGGAACCAGTCTATGATTACAGATTGTTCTCACCTATTGGTTTTTGCAGCATGGGATAATTATACAGAAGATAGAATCAATTATATGTTCGATTTGACCAATGAAATACGTGGTTTTAAAAACGAAGGATGGGAAAATTATCGCAAAATGTTGTTAGATATGTATCCTCAGAAAGACCCTGAAGAAAACTTTAATCATGCTGCTAAGCAAGCTTATATTGCATTTTCTCAATCCATTGCTGCTGCGGCATTTGAAGAAGTAGATGCTACACCTATAGAAGGTTTTGATCCGGCTGCTGTAGACAAAATTTTAGGCTTACGCGAAAAAGGATTACGCAGTGCAGTGCTATTACCATTGGGGTATAGAAATGAAAGTGAAGATTGGTTGGTAAATTTAGTAAAGGTTAGAAAACCAATGGAAGAATTGGTAACTGTTATTGAATAA
- a CDS encoding NAD(P)H-binding protein, whose product MKKTAIILGASGLTGGLLLEKLLVDDRYETIKLFSRSRIEGLPNKVQQYIGNLLELEHFKNDFTADEVYCCIGTTAKKTPDKTMYKNIDYGIPVAAAILAKENGIPTYLVVSAMGANKKSSVFYNRTKGEMEQDVVNQGIPNTSILRPSLIGGDREERRILEKIGLVLFKAIQPLFIGPLKKYKIINAESIAQAMLNLANTTSNTDVIITSNDIEQLAKRNLK is encoded by the coding sequence ATGAAAAAGACGGCAATTATTTTAGGGGCTTCCGGTTTAACGGGTGGTTTATTGTTAGAAAAACTACTAGTTGATGACAGGTACGAAACGATTAAATTATTTTCTAGATCTAGAATAGAAGGGCTACCAAACAAAGTGCAACAGTATATTGGTAATCTTTTAGAATTAGAACATTTCAAAAATGATTTTACGGCAGACGAAGTGTACTGTTGTATAGGTACCACAGCGAAGAAGACTCCAGATAAAACAATGTATAAAAACATTGATTACGGTATTCCTGTAGCTGCAGCAATATTAGCGAAGGAAAACGGTATCCCAACTTATTTAGTAGTGTCTGCAATGGGCGCGAATAAAAAAAGTAGTGTGTTCTATAATAGAACTAAGGGAGAAATGGAGCAAGATGTTGTCAACCAAGGCATTCCAAATACTTCTATACTAAGACCCTCATTAATTGGAGGTGATAGGGAAGAACGAAGGATTTTAGAAAAAATAGGGTTGGTACTATTCAAAGCCATTCAGCCACTATTTATTGGTCCGCTTAAAAAGTATAAAATAATTAATGCAGAAAGCATTGCGCAAGCAATGTTGAATTTAGCAAATACAACGAGTAATACCGATGTTATCATAACATCAAACGATATAGAACAATTAGCAAAACGCAACTTAAAATAG